From a single Theropithecus gelada isolate Dixy chromosome 10, Tgel_1.0, whole genome shotgun sequence genomic region:
- the WFDC9 gene encoding protein WFDC9, with protein MKPWIPPLIMFISGVVMLLPVLGSLWTRDPLLDLIQQTEQCWVQPPYKYCEKRCTKIRTCIRPNHTCCWTYCGNICLDNEEPLKSMLDP; from the exons ATGAAGCCCTGGATTCCTCCACTCATCATGTTCATCTCTGGAGTTGTGATGCTTCTGCCTGTGTTGGGAAGCCTCTGGACCAGAGATCCCC TTCTAGACCTGATACAACAAACTGAGCAGTGCTGGGTACAGCCTCCATATAAGTACTGTGAGAAAAGGTGTACTAAAATAAGGACCTGTATACGTCCAAATCATACATGCTGCTGGACCTACTGTGGAAACATCTGCTTAGACAATGA AGAGCCCCTTAAATCAATGCTAGACCCCTAG